The following proteins are co-located in the Phocoena phocoena chromosome 1, mPhoPho1.1, whole genome shotgun sequence genome:
- the RTCA gene encoding RNA 3'-terminal phosphate cyclase isoform X2 codes for MAGPRVEVDGSIMEGGGQILRVSTALSCLLGLPLRVQKIRAGRSTPGLRPQHLSGLEMIRDFCDGQLEGAEIGSTEIMFTPEKIKGGVHTADTKTAGSVCLLMQVSMPCALFAACPSELRLKGGTNAEMAPQIDYTAMVFKPIVEKFGFTFNCDIKMRGYYPKGGGEVIIRMSPVKQLNPINLTDRGSVTKIYGRAFVAGVLPFKVAKDMAAAAVRCIRKEIRDLYVNIQPVQETKDQAFGNGNGIIIIAETSTGCLFAGSSLGKRGVNADKVGIEAAEMLLANLRHGGAVDEYLQDQLIIFMALASGISRIKTGPVTLHTQTAIHFAEQLAKAKFTVKKSEDEEDASKDTYIIECQGIGMTNPNL; via the exons ATGGCGGGCCCGCGGGTCGAGGTGGACGGCAGCATCATGGAAGGG GGCGGGCAGATCTTGAGGGTGTCTACGGCTCTGAGCTGTCTCCTGGGCCTCCCCTTGCGGGTGCAGAAGATCCGAGCAGGCCGCAGCACGCCGGGCCTCAG GCCTCAGCATTTATCTGGACTGGAAATGATTCGAGATTTCTGTGATGGGCAACTGGAGGGGGCAGAAATCGGCTCAACAGAAATAATGTTTACGCCAGAGAAGATCAAAGGTGGAGTCCACACAGCAGATACCAAGACAGCAGG GAGTGTATGCCTCTTGATGCAGGTCTCAATGCCCTGTGCTCTCTTTGCTGCTTGTCCATCAGAACTTCGTTTGAAAGGTGGAACTAATGCTGAAATGGCACCACAGATTGATTACACAGCCATG GTTTTCAAGCCAATTGTTGAAAAATTTGGTTTCACATTTAATTGTGACATTAAAATGAG GGGCTACTACCCAAAAGGAGGTGGTGAAGTGATTATCCGAATGTCGCCAGTTAAACAGTTGAACCCAATAAATTTAACTGACCGTGGCTCTGTGACTAAGATATATGGAAGAGCTTTTGTTGCTGGTGTTTTGCCATTTAAA GTAGCAAAAGATATGGCAGCGGCAGCCGTAAGATGCATCAGAAAGGAGATTAGGGATCTGTATGTTAACATCCAGCCTGTTCAGGAAACTAAAGACCAAGCTTTTGGCAATGGAAATGGAATAAT CATTATTGCTGAGACATCCACTGGCTGTTTGTTCGCTGGATCATCGCTTGGTAAACGAG GTGTTAATGCAGACAAGGTTGGAATTGAAGCTGCTGAAATGCTGTTAGCAAATCTTAGACATGGCGGTGCTGTGGATGAGTATCTGCAAGACCAG cTGATCATTTTCATGGCATTAGCCAGTGGAATTTCCAGAATAAAAACAGGACCAGTTACACTCCATACCCAAACGGCTATACATTTTGCTGAACAACTAGCAAAG GCTAAATTTACTGTGAAGAAATCAGAAGATGAAGAAGATGCTTCTAAAGATACTTACATTATTGAGTGCCAAGGAATCGGGATGACAAATCCAAATCTATAG
- the RTCA gene encoding RNA 3'-terminal phosphate cyclase isoform X1 produces MAGPRVEVDGSIMEGGGQILRVSTALSCLLGLPLRVQKIRAGRSTPGLSSGGWKSKIEVLVGPQHLSGLEMIRDFCDGQLEGAEIGSTEIMFTPEKIKGGVHTADTKTAGSVCLLMQVSMPCALFAACPSELRLKGGTNAEMAPQIDYTAMVFKPIVEKFGFTFNCDIKMRGYYPKGGGEVIIRMSPVKQLNPINLTDRGSVTKIYGRAFVAGVLPFKVAKDMAAAAVRCIRKEIRDLYVNIQPVQETKDQAFGNGNGIIIIAETSTGCLFAGSSLGKRGVNADKVGIEAAEMLLANLRHGGAVDEYLQDQLIIFMALASGISRIKTGPVTLHTQTAIHFAEQLAKAKFTVKKSEDEEDASKDTYIIECQGIGMTNPNL; encoded by the exons ATGGCGGGCCCGCGGGTCGAGGTGGACGGCAGCATCATGGAAGGG GGCGGGCAGATCTTGAGGGTGTCTACGGCTCTGAGCTGTCTCCTGGGCCTCCCCTTGCGGGTGCAGAAGATCCGAGCAGGCCGCAGCACGCCGGGCCTCAG CAGCGG aggctggaagtccaagatcgaggtgCTGGTagg GCCTCAGCATTTATCTGGACTGGAAATGATTCGAGATTTCTGTGATGGGCAACTGGAGGGGGCAGAAATCGGCTCAACAGAAATAATGTTTACGCCAGAGAAGATCAAAGGTGGAGTCCACACAGCAGATACCAAGACAGCAGG GAGTGTATGCCTCTTGATGCAGGTCTCAATGCCCTGTGCTCTCTTTGCTGCTTGTCCATCAGAACTTCGTTTGAAAGGTGGAACTAATGCTGAAATGGCACCACAGATTGATTACACAGCCATG GTTTTCAAGCCAATTGTTGAAAAATTTGGTTTCACATTTAATTGTGACATTAAAATGAG GGGCTACTACCCAAAAGGAGGTGGTGAAGTGATTATCCGAATGTCGCCAGTTAAACAGTTGAACCCAATAAATTTAACTGACCGTGGCTCTGTGACTAAGATATATGGAAGAGCTTTTGTTGCTGGTGTTTTGCCATTTAAA GTAGCAAAAGATATGGCAGCGGCAGCCGTAAGATGCATCAGAAAGGAGATTAGGGATCTGTATGTTAACATCCAGCCTGTTCAGGAAACTAAAGACCAAGCTTTTGGCAATGGAAATGGAATAAT CATTATTGCTGAGACATCCACTGGCTGTTTGTTCGCTGGATCATCGCTTGGTAAACGAG GTGTTAATGCAGACAAGGTTGGAATTGAAGCTGCTGAAATGCTGTTAGCAAATCTTAGACATGGCGGTGCTGTGGATGAGTATCTGCAAGACCAG cTGATCATTTTCATGGCATTAGCCAGTGGAATTTCCAGAATAAAAACAGGACCAGTTACACTCCATACCCAAACGGCTATACATTTTGCTGAACAACTAGCAAAG GCTAAATTTACTGTGAAGAAATCAGAAGATGAAGAAGATGCTTCTAAAGATACTTACATTATTGAGTGCCAAGGAATCGGGATGACAAATCCAAATCTATAG